A portion of the Pseudomonas synxantha BG33R genome contains these proteins:
- a CDS encoding divergent polysaccharide deacetylase family protein gives MRFALIIAVLCSLAGVAHAAPAGEPHKAYLTLIIDDLGQNLPRDRRVLALPGPVTAAIMPDTPHAAEFAREAHKAGKIVILHMPMDPATGPFAWHPELPVEELGKRLDAAFQAVPYTAGINNHMGSRMTAQPQAMAWLMAELQRRHKFFVDSRTSAQTVAAAEAQKIGLAHVSRDVFLDDERTEAAITTQLQTAIKLAHKQGSAVMIGHPYPQTLAVLERELPKLKAQGIDWIDIKLMISVRSNRAMSAHGKNGIYR, from the coding sequence ATGCGTTTTGCCCTGATCATCGCTGTGCTGTGCAGCCTGGCAGGTGTCGCTCACGCGGCCCCTGCCGGCGAACCCCACAAAGCCTACCTGACCCTCATCATCGACGACCTGGGGCAAAACCTGCCGCGCGATCGCCGTGTACTTGCGCTGCCCGGCCCGGTGACCGCCGCGATCATGCCCGACACGCCCCATGCCGCCGAATTCGCCCGCGAGGCGCACAAGGCCGGCAAGATCGTGATCCTGCACATGCCCATGGACCCGGCCACCGGCCCCTTCGCCTGGCACCCCGAGCTGCCGGTGGAAGAACTCGGCAAGCGCCTGGACGCCGCGTTCCAGGCTGTGCCCTATACCGCCGGCATCAACAACCATATGGGCAGCCGCATGACCGCGCAGCCGCAGGCGATGGCGTGGTTGATGGCCGAGCTGCAACGGCGCCACAAGTTCTTTGTGGACAGCCGCACCAGCGCGCAGACCGTCGCCGCCGCCGAGGCGCAGAAGATCGGCTTGGCGCATGTTTCGCGGGATGTGTTCCTCGATGACGAACGCACCGAGGCGGCGATTACCACCCAACTGCAAACCGCAATCAAGCTGGCGCATAAGCAGGGTTCGGCGGTGATGATCGGGCACCCTTACCCACAGACCCTGGCGGTGCTGGAGCGCGAGCTGCCCAAGCTCAAGGCCCAGGGTATCGACTGGATCGATATCAAGTTGATGATCAGCGTGCGCAGCAATCGAGCCATGAGTGCCCACGGCAAAAACGGCATTTACCGCTAA
- the grxC gene encoding glutaredoxin 3 translates to MSQVVVYSSDWCPYCMRAKALLEKKGVAFEEIKVDGKPQVRAEMAQKAGRTSVPQIWIGAKHIGGCDDLFALERAGKLDALLSV, encoded by the coding sequence ATGAGCCAGGTTGTCGTGTATTCCAGCGATTGGTGCCCTTACTGCATGCGGGCCAAGGCCCTGCTTGAGAAAAAGGGTGTTGCCTTCGAAGAGATCAAGGTCGATGGCAAGCCCCAGGTGCGTGCCGAAATGGCCCAGAAGGCCGGCCGCACGTCGGTCCCGCAGATCTGGATCGGCGCCAAGCACATCGGTGGTTGCGATGACCTGTTCGCTCTGGAGCGCGCCGGTAAACTTGATGCGCTGCTGTCCGTCTGA
- a CDS encoding chorismate mutase, translating into MRHRLVFALLFISASASAAPPTLEPLLNSIAERLEIADQVALSKWDSHKPVEDKKREQEVIASVVAQAPSYKLEPAAAEQFFSAQIEANKLVQYTHLSDWQFQGKAPDEPRPDLIKQIRPQLDELQKRLLQQLADFTPQRADPQCPQWLATAVHEPLNDPLRQLAMIRATAELCIYKG; encoded by the coding sequence TTGAGGCATCGACTTGTATTTGCCCTGCTGTTCATCAGTGCCAGTGCGAGCGCTGCGCCGCCTACGCTCGAACCCCTGCTCAACAGCATCGCCGAACGCCTGGAGATTGCCGACCAGGTGGCCTTGAGCAAATGGGACAGCCACAAGCCCGTCGAAGACAAAAAACGCGAGCAGGAAGTGATCGCCAGCGTCGTCGCTCAGGCCCCGAGCTACAAGCTTGAGCCCGCCGCCGCCGAGCAGTTTTTCTCGGCGCAGATCGAGGCGAACAAACTGGTGCAATACACCCACCTGTCCGACTGGCAGTTCCAGGGCAAGGCCCCCGACGAGCCTCGCCCGGACCTGATCAAGCAGATTCGCCCGCAGCTGGATGAGCTGCAAAAACGCCTGCTGCAACAACTGGCCGACTTCACCCCACAGCGTGCCGACCCGCAGTGCCCCCAATGGCTGGCCACCGCCGTGCATGAGCCGCTGAATGATCCGCTGCGCCAACTGGCAATGATCCGCGCCACCGCCGAACTCTGCATCTACAAAGGCTAA
- the gpmI gene encoding 2,3-bisphosphoglycerate-independent phosphoglycerate mutase translates to MTTTPKPLVLIILDGFGHSESHHDNAVYSANKPVLDRLSATVPNGLISGSGMDVGLPDGQMGNSEVGHMNLGAGRVVYQDFTRVTKAIRDGEFFENPTICAAVDKAVAAGKAVHFMGLLSDGGVHSHQDHLVAMAELAFKRGADKIYLHAFLDGRDTPPKSAQSSIELLDTTFAALGKGRIASLVGRYFAMDRDNRWDRVSQAYNLIVDGQAEFNAATAQEGLEAAYARGESDEFVKATTIGEPVKVEDGDAVVFMNFRADRARELSHVFVDEGFKDFERARQPKVEFVMLTQYAANIPAPSAFAPGSLENVLGDYLAKNGKTQLRIAETEKYAHVTFFFSGGREEPFPGEERILIPSPKVATYDLQPEMSAPEVTDKIVDAIDNQRYDVIVVNYANGDMVGHSGNLEAAVKAVECLDLCVGRIVDALEKVGGEALITADHGNCEQMSDESTGQAHTAHTTEPVPFIYVGKRDFKVRNGGVLADVAPTMLMLMGLEQPKEMTGTSILV, encoded by the coding sequence ATGACTACCACGCCTAAACCTTTGGTCCTGATAATTCTCGATGGCTTCGGACACAGTGAAAGCCACCACGACAACGCCGTGTACTCGGCCAACAAGCCCGTGCTGGACCGCCTGAGCGCTACCGTCCCCAACGGATTGATCTCCGGTTCCGGCATGGACGTGGGCCTGCCGGATGGCCAGATGGGCAACTCGGAAGTCGGCCACATGAACCTCGGCGCCGGACGAGTGGTATACCAGGACTTCACCCGCGTCACCAAAGCGATCCGCGATGGCGAGTTCTTCGAGAACCCGACCATCTGCGCCGCGGTCGATAAAGCCGTGGCCGCCGGCAAGGCCGTGCATTTCATGGGCCTGCTGTCGGACGGCGGCGTACACAGCCATCAGGACCATCTGGTGGCAATGGCCGAACTGGCCTTCAAGCGCGGCGCCGACAAGATCTACCTGCACGCCTTCCTCGACGGCCGCGACACCCCGCCGAAAAGCGCGCAATCGTCCATCGAACTGCTCGACACCACCTTCGCCGCCCTCGGCAAGGGCCGCATCGCCAGCCTGGTGGGCCGTTACTTTGCCATGGACCGCGACAACCGCTGGGACCGCGTGTCCCAGGCCTACAACCTGATCGTCGACGGCCAGGCCGAATTCAATGCCGCCACTGCCCAGGAAGGCCTGGAAGCGGCCTACGCCCGTGGCGAGAGCGATGAGTTCGTCAAAGCCACCACCATCGGCGAGCCGGTGAAGGTCGAAGACGGCGACGCCGTAGTATTCATGAACTTCCGCGCCGACCGTGCCCGCGAGTTGAGCCATGTGTTCGTCGATGAAGGTTTCAAGGACTTCGAGCGCGCACGCCAGCCGAAAGTCGAGTTCGTCATGCTCACCCAATACGCCGCCAACATCCCGGCCCCGTCGGCGTTCGCCCCGGGCAGCCTGGAAAACGTGCTGGGTGATTACTTGGCGAAAAACGGCAAGACCCAGCTGCGCATCGCCGAGACCGAGAAGTACGCCCACGTGACGTTCTTCTTCTCCGGCGGCCGCGAAGAACCGTTCCCGGGCGAAGAGCGCATCCTGATCCCATCGCCAAAAGTCGCCACCTACGACCTGCAGCCGGAAATGAGTGCGCCGGAAGTGACCGATAAGATCGTCGATGCCATCGACAACCAGCGTTACGACGTGATCGTCGTCAACTACGCCAACGGCGACATGGTCGGCCATAGTGGCAACCTGGAAGCGGCGGTAAAGGCCGTTGAATGCCTGGACCTGTGCGTTGGCCGCATTGTCGACGCCCTGGAAAAAGTCGGCGGCGAAGCGCTGATCACCGCAGACCATGGCAACTGCGAGCAGATGTCCGACGAGTCCACCGGTCAGGCGCATACCGCCCACACCACCGAGCCGGTGCCGTTCATCTACGTTGGCAAGCGCGACTTCAAAGTGCGTAATGGAGGCGTACTGGCGGATGTGGCGCCGACCATGCTGATGCTGATGGGGCTGGAGCAACCGAAGGAGATGACCGGGACCTCCATCCTGGTCTGA
- a CDS encoding rhodanese-like domain-containing protein, translating to MVDHLIAFATAHYLLVGAFVILLALLIAHELSRGGRSLSTSELTALVNKDEAVVVDIRPAKDYAAGHIVGALNIPQDKLIARLAELEKYKAKTIILVDAQGQHSGTHAREMLKTGFTAAKLSGGISSWRGDNLPLVK from the coding sequence ATGGTTGATCACCTGATTGCATTTGCCACTGCCCACTACCTGCTCGTGGGTGCCTTCGTCATCCTGCTGGCGTTGCTGATCGCACATGAACTGAGCCGCGGTGGTCGCAGCCTGAGCACGTCGGAGCTGACCGCGCTGGTCAACAAGGATGAGGCCGTTGTCGTCGATATTCGCCCGGCCAAGGATTATGCCGCCGGCCATATCGTTGGCGCCCTGAACATTCCCCAGGACAAGCTGATCGCACGCTTGGCCGAGCTGGAAAAATACAAGGCCAAGACCATCATCCTGGTCGACGCCCAAGGCCAGCACTCCGGCACCCACGCCCGCGAGATGCTCAAGACCGGCTTCACCGCCGCCAAGCTGTCGGGTGGTATCAGCAGCTGGCGTGGCGATAACCTGCCGTTGGTGAAGTGA
- the ntrC gene encoding nitrogen regulation protein NR(I), whose amino-acid sequence MSRSETVWIVDDDRSIRWVLEKALQQEGMTTQSFDSADGVMSRLARQQPDVIISDIRMPGASGLDLLARIREQHPRLPVIIMTAHSDLDSAVASYQGGAFEYLPKPFDVDEAVALVKRANQHAQEQQNQEAPPTLTRTPEIIGEAPAMQEVFRAIGRLSHSNITVLINGESGTGKELVAHALHRHSPRAASPFIALNMAAIPKDLMESELFGHEKGAFTGAANLRRGRFEQADGGTLFLDEIGDMPADTQTRLLRVLADGEFYRVGGHTPVKVDVRIIAATHQNLETLVHAGKFREDLFHRLNVIRIHIPRMSDRREDIPTLARHFLSRAALELAVEPKLLKSETEEYLKNLPWPGNVRQLENTCRWITVMASGREVHISDLPPELLSLPQDSAPVTNWEQALRQWADQALARGQSNLLDSAVPAFERIMIETALKHTAGRRRDAAVLLGWGRNTLTRKIKELGMKVDGGDDDEGDEA is encoded by the coding sequence ATGAGCCGTAGTGAAACTGTCTGGATCGTCGATGACGACCGTTCTATCCGTTGGGTCCTGGAAAAAGCCTTGCAACAGGAAGGCATGACCACCCAAAGCTTCGACAGCGCCGACGGGGTGATGAGCCGCCTGGCACGCCAGCAGCCGGACGTGATCATCTCCGACATTCGTATGCCCGGCGCAAGCGGCCTGGACTTGCTGGCGCGCATCCGCGAGCAGCACCCGCGCTTGCCGGTGATCATCATGACTGCGCACTCGGACCTGGACAGCGCTGTCGCGTCCTACCAGGGCGGCGCCTTTGAATACCTGCCCAAGCCATTCGACGTGGATGAGGCGGTGGCGCTGGTCAAGCGCGCCAACCAGCACGCCCAGGAACAACAGAACCAGGAAGCCCCGCCAACTCTGACCCGCACCCCGGAAATCATCGGTGAAGCGCCAGCGATGCAGGAAGTGTTTCGCGCCATCGGGCGCTTGAGCCACTCCAACATCACTGTGCTGATCAATGGCGAGTCGGGCACCGGTAAAGAGCTGGTGGCCCATGCCCTGCACCGTCACAGCCCGCGTGCGGCCTCGCCGTTTATCGCACTGAACATGGCGGCGATCCCCAAGGACCTGATGGAGTCCGAGCTGTTCGGCCATGAGAAAGGCGCGTTCACCGGCGCGGCCAACCTGCGTCGCGGGCGCTTTGAACAGGCCGACGGCGGCACGCTGTTTCTCGATGAGATCGGCGACATGCCGGCCGATACCCAGACCCGCTTGCTACGGGTGTTGGCGGACGGTGAGTTCTATCGTGTCGGCGGGCACACACCGGTCAAGGTTGATGTGCGCATCATTGCGGCCACCCACCAGAACCTCGAAACCCTGGTACACGCGGGCAAGTTCCGTGAGGACTTGTTCCACCGCCTCAATGTGATCCGCATCCATATCCCGCGCATGTCGGACCGCCGCGAAGACATTCCGACTCTCGCCCGCCACTTCCTCAGCCGCGCCGCCCTGGAGCTGGCGGTGGAGCCCAAGCTGCTCAAAAGCGAGACCGAGGAATACCTCAAGAACCTGCCGTGGCCCGGCAACGTGCGCCAGCTGGAGAACACCTGCCGCTGGATCACCGTAATGGCCTCCGGGCGTGAAGTGCATATCAGCGACCTGCCGCCTGAGCTGCTGAGCCTGCCGCAAGATTCGGCACCGGTAACCAACTGGGAACAAGCGCTGCGCCAATGGGCCGACCAGGCGTTGGCGCGCGGCCAGTCGAACCTGCTGGACAGCGCCGTGCCGGCATTCGAGCGGATCATGATTGAGACCGCGTTGAAGCATACAGCCGGCCGCCGTCGCGATGCGGCCGTGCTGCTGGGTTGGGGGCGCAATACCCTGACGCGCAAGATCAAGGAATTGGGGATGAAGGTAGATGGTGGGGATGATGATGAGGGTGATGAGGCCTGA
- a CDS encoding murein hydrolase activator EnvC family protein — MLRALITLALVCLLQPAFADERAQTQQQLDATRQDITELKKLLGKLQEEKSGVQKDLRGTETEMGKLEKQVQELQKELKKSESELERLDAEKKKLQSARVEQQRLIAIQARAAYQSGRQEYLKLLLNQQNPEKFARTLTYYDYLSQARLAQLKGFNETLRQLANVEQEIADQQSQLLDQKSALDVQRDQLDKVRKERQQALAKLNSDVKARDAKLQAREQDQADLAKVLKTIEETLARQAREAEEARQKALIAQQEAEKKRQREAELAATSDAPAPRKPARASPGPLVSSSGESFGGPFASARGKLPWPVDGRLLARFGETRGDDTRAKWDGVMISASAGSQVHAVHGGRVVFADWLRGAGLLVILDHGNGYLSLYGHNQTLLKSAGDVVKAGESISTVGNSGGQDTPALYFAIRQQGRPSDPAQWCRSQG, encoded by the coding sequence ATGCTTCGCGCCTTGATAACCCTTGCTCTTGTCTGCCTGCTCCAACCGGCGTTTGCCGATGAGCGCGCACAAACCCAACAACAGTTGGACGCTACGCGTCAGGACATTACCGAGCTGAAAAAGCTGCTCGGCAAGCTCCAGGAAGAAAAATCCGGGGTGCAAAAAGACCTGCGCGGCACGGAAACCGAAATGGGCAAGCTTGAGAAGCAGGTCCAGGAGTTGCAAAAAGAACTAAAGAAGAGCGAGTCGGAACTGGAGCGACTCGACGCTGAGAAAAAAAAACTCCAGAGCGCACGCGTTGAACAGCAACGCCTGATCGCGATCCAGGCCCGCGCCGCCTACCAGAGCGGCCGCCAGGAATACCTCAAGCTGCTGCTCAACCAGCAGAACCCGGAAAAATTCGCCCGCACCCTCACCTATTACGATTACCTGAGCCAGGCGCGCCTGGCGCAATTGAAGGGTTTCAATGAAACCCTGCGCCAATTGGCCAATGTCGAGCAGGAAATTGCCGACCAGCAGTCGCAACTGCTCGACCAGAAAAGCGCCCTCGACGTTCAGCGCGACCAGTTGGACAAGGTACGCAAGGAGCGCCAGCAGGCCCTGGCCAAGCTCAACAGCGATGTAAAAGCCCGCGACGCCAAGCTCCAGGCCCGCGAGCAGGATCAGGCCGACCTGGCCAAAGTGCTCAAGACCATCGAAGAAACCCTGGCCCGCCAGGCACGCGAGGCCGAAGAAGCGCGGCAAAAAGCGCTGATCGCCCAGCAGGAAGCGGAAAAAAAGCGTCAGCGTGAGGCCGAACTGGCTGCCACCAGCGACGCGCCGGCACCGCGCAAACCCGCGCGCGCCAGCCCCGGCCCGCTGGTTTCCAGCAGCGGCGAGTCGTTCGGCGGCCCTTTTGCTTCAGCGCGGGGCAAACTTCCATGGCCGGTTGATGGTCGACTATTGGCACGCTTTGGGGAAACCCGTGGCGATGACACCCGCGCCAAGTGGGATGGGGTGATGATCAGCGCCTCAGCCGGCAGCCAGGTCCATGCCGTTCACGGTGGGCGCGTGGTGTTTGCCGATTGGCTGCGGGGCGCCGGTTTACTGGTGATTCTCGACCATGGAAATGGCTATTTGAGCCTTTACGGCCACAATCAGACATTACTCAAGTCGGCAGGTGATGTTGTAAAAGCCGGTGAATCCATCTCCACTGTCGGTAACAGTGGCGGCCAGGACACCCCGGCGCTGTACTTCGCTATTCGTCAGCAGGGTCGCCCGAGCGATCCCGCACAATGGTGCCGTTCCCAAGGATAG
- the secB gene encoding protein-export chaperone SecB, protein MTDQQNTEAAQDQGPQFSLQRIYVRDLSFEAPKSPAIFRQEWTPSVALDLNTRQKALEGDFHEVVLTLSVTVKNGEEVAFIAEVQQAGIFLIQGLDEASMSHTLGAFCPNILFPYARETLDSLVTRGSFPALMLAPVNFDALYAQELQRMQQEGAPTVQ, encoded by the coding sequence ATGACTGATCAACAGAACACCGAAGCAGCGCAAGACCAAGGCCCACAATTTTCGCTGCAGCGCATCTACGTGCGTGACCTGTCGTTCGAAGCACCGAAAAGCCCGGCGATCTTCCGTCAGGAATGGACCCCAAGCGTTGCGCTGGACCTGAACACCCGTCAGAAAGCCCTGGAAGGCGACTTCCACGAAGTGGTGCTGACCCTGTCGGTGACCGTCAAGAACGGCGAAGAAGTGGCCTTCATCGCTGAAGTGCAACAGGCCGGCATCTTCCTGATCCAGGGCCTGGACGAAGCGTCCATGAGCCACACCCTGGGCGCGTTCTGCCCGAACATCCTGTTCCCGTATGCCCGTGAGACCCTGGACAGCCTGGTCACCCGTGGCTCGTTCCCGGCGTTGATGCTGGCTCCGGTGAACTTCGATGCCCTGTACGCCCAAGAGCTGCAGCGCATGCAACAGGAAGGCGCGCCGACGGTTCAATAA
- a CDS encoding S41 family peptidase: protein MLHLSRLTSLALTIALVIGAPLAFADQAAPAAMAATTKAPLPLDELRTFAEVMDRIKAAYVEPVDDKALLENAIKGMLSNLDPHSAYLGPEDFAELQESTSGEFGGLGIEVGSEDGQIKVVSPIDDTPASKAGIQAGDLIVKINGQPTRGQSMTEAVDKMRGKLGQKITLTLVRDGGNPFDVTLARATITVKSVKSQLLESGYGYIRITQFQVKTGDEVAKALAKLRKDNGKKLNGIVLDLRNNPGGVLQSAVEVVDHFVTKGLIVYTKGRIANSELRFSATGNDLSENVPLAVLINGGSASASEIVAGALQDLKRGVLMGTTSFGKGSVQTVLPLNNERALKITTALYYTPNGRSIQAQGIVPDIEVRRAKITNEIDGEYYKEADLQGHLGNGNGGADQPTGSGAKAKPMPQDDDYQLAQALSLLKGLSITRSR, encoded by the coding sequence ATGCTGCATTTGTCCCGCCTCACTTCGCTGGCCCTGACGATCGCCCTGGTGATCGGCGCGCCTCTGGCTTTTGCCGACCAGGCTGCACCCGCTGCAATGGCCGCGACCACCAAGGCGCCGTTGCCGCTGGATGAGCTGCGCACCTTTGCCGAGGTCATGGACCGGATCAAGGCAGCGTATGTCGAACCCGTAGACGACAAGGCCCTGCTGGAAAATGCCATCAAGGGCATGCTCAGCAACCTCGACCCGCACTCCGCCTACCTGGGCCCTGAAGATTTCGCCGAGCTGCAGGAAAGCACCAGCGGCGAGTTCGGTGGCCTGGGCATCGAAGTGGGCTCCGAAGACGGCCAGATCAAAGTGGTCTCGCCCATCGACGATACCCCTGCATCCAAGGCCGGTATCCAGGCCGGCGACCTGATCGTGAAGATCAACGGCCAGCCGACCCGTGGCCAGAGCATGACCGAGGCCGTCGACAAGATGCGCGGCAAGCTCGGCCAGAAAATCACCCTGACCCTGGTACGCGACGGCGGCAACCCGTTTGACGTGACCCTGGCCCGCGCGACCATCACGGTCAAGAGCGTGAAGAGCCAGTTGCTGGAGTCGGGCTACGGCTACATCCGTATCACCCAGTTCCAGGTCAAGACCGGCGACGAAGTGGCCAAGGCCCTGGCCAAGCTGCGCAAAGACAATGGCAAGAAACTCAACGGCATCGTGCTCGACCTGCGCAACAACCCCGGCGGCGTGTTGCAGTCGGCAGTTGAGGTGGTCGACCACTTTGTCACCAAGGGCCTGATCGTTTATACCAAAGGCCGTATCGCCAACTCCGAACTGCGCTTCTCGGCCACCGGCAACGACCTGAGCGAAAACGTGCCATTGGCGGTGCTGATCAACGGTGGCAGTGCATCGGCGTCGGAAATCGTCGCCGGCGCGCTGCAAGACCTCAAGCGCGGCGTGCTGATGGGCACCACCAGTTTTGGCAAAGGTTCGGTGCAGACGGTGTTGCCGTTGAACAACGAACGCGCATTGAAAATCACCACAGCGCTGTATTACACACCGAACGGCCGCTCCATCCAGGCCCAAGGCATCGTGCCGGACATCGAAGTGCGCAGGGCCAAGATCACCAACGAGATCGACGGCGAGTACTACAAGGAGGCCGACCTGCAAGGTCACCTGGGCAATGGCAACGGCGGTGCCGACCAGCCTACCGGTAGCGGCGCCAAGGCCAAACCGATGCCGCAGGACGATGACTACCAACTGGCCCAGGCGCTGAGCCTGCTCAAGGGCCTGAGCATCACGCGCAGCCGTTGA
- the glnL gene encoding nitrogen regulation protein NR(II), translated as MTISDALHRLLLDNLTTATILLNADLRLEYMNPAAEMLLAISGQRSHGQFISELFTESAEALSSLRQAVEQAHPFTKREAMLTALTGQTLTVDYAVTPILSNGATLLLLEVHPRDRLLRITKEEAQLSKQETSKMLVRGLAHEIKNPLGGIRGAAQLLARELPEEHLKDYTNVIIEEADRLRNLVDRMLGSNKLPSLAMTNVHEVLERVCQLVEAESQGCITLVRDYDPSIPDVLIDREQMIQAVLNIVRNAMQAISSQNELRLGRISLRTRALRQFTIGHVRHRLVTKVEIIDNGPGIPAELQETIFFPMVSGRPDGTGLGLAITQNIISQHQGLIECESHPGHTTFSIFLPLEQGAPTT; from the coding sequence ATGACCATCAGTGATGCACTGCACCGTTTGTTACTCGACAACCTGACCACCGCGACCATCCTGCTCAATGCCGACCTGCGCCTTGAGTACATGAACCCGGCGGCGGAGATGCTCCTGGCCATCAGCGGCCAGCGCAGCCATGGGCAGTTCATCAGCGAGCTGTTCACGGAGTCGGCCGAAGCCTTGAGCTCGTTGCGCCAGGCCGTGGAGCAGGCACATCCGTTCACCAAGCGCGAAGCGATGCTCACCGCCCTCACCGGCCAGACACTAACGGTCGATTACGCGGTAACCCCCATTCTGAGCAATGGCGCCACGCTGCTATTGCTCGAAGTACACCCCCGCGACCGCCTGCTGCGCATCACCAAGGAAGAGGCGCAGCTGTCCAAGCAGGAAACCAGCAAGATGCTGGTGCGCGGCCTGGCTCACGAGATCAAGAACCCGCTCGGCGGGATTCGCGGCGCCGCGCAGCTGCTGGCCCGCGAGCTGCCCGAGGAGCATCTCAAGGACTACACCAACGTCATCATCGAAGAAGCCGACCGCCTGCGTAACCTGGTAGACCGGATGCTCGGCTCCAACAAGTTGCCGTCATTGGCGATGACCAACGTGCATGAGGTGCTGGAGCGCGTCTGCCAACTGGTCGAGGCCGAAAGCCAGGGCTGCATCACCCTGGTACGCGACTATGACCCGAGCATTCCCGACGTATTGATCGACCGCGAGCAAATGATCCAGGCGGTGCTCAATATCGTGCGCAACGCCATGCAGGCCATCAGCAGCCAGAACGAGCTGCGCCTGGGCCGCATCAGCCTGCGCACCCGCGCCCTGCGCCAGTTCACCATCGGCCATGTACGCCATCGCCTGGTGACCAAGGTCGAGATCATCGACAACGGCCCCGGCATTCCCGCCGAACTGCAGGAAACCATCTTCTTCCCCATGGTCAGTGGCCGCCCGGACGGTACCGGGCTGGGCCTGGCCATTACCCAGAACATCATCAGCCAGCACCAGGGCCTGATCGAATGTGAGAGCCATCCCGGCCACACCACGTTCTCGATCTTCCTGCCATTGGAACAAGGAGCCCCCACGACATGA
- a CDS encoding tRNA (cytidine(34)-2'-O)-methyltransferase, translated as MFHVILFQPEIPPNTGNVIRLCANSGCHLHLIEPLGFDMDDKRLRRAGLDYHEYATLKRHADLASCLESLGHPRLFAFTTKGSRPFHDASFAEGDAFLFGPESRGLPAEVLDALPDGHRLRLPMREGCRSLNLSNTVAVAVYEGWRQLGFK; from the coding sequence ATGTTTCACGTCATCCTTTTTCAACCAGAAATTCCGCCGAATACCGGCAACGTTATCAGGCTGTGCGCCAACAGTGGCTGCCACCTGCATTTGATCGAGCCGTTGGGCTTCGACATGGACGACAAGCGCCTGCGCCGCGCCGGGCTGGACTACCACGAGTACGCCACCCTCAAGCGTCACGCCGACCTGGCCAGTTGCCTGGAAAGCCTGGGCCATCCGCGCCTGTTCGCGTTCACCACCAAGGGTTCGCGCCCGTTTCACGATGCCAGCTTTGCCGAGGGCGATGCCTTCCTGTTCGGCCCGGAAAGCCGTGGCCTGCCGGCCGAGGTGCTCGACGCATTGCCCGATGGCCACCGCCTGCGTTTGCCGATGCGCGAGGGCTGCCGCAGCCTGAACCTGTCCAACACCGTCGCAGTGGCCGTCTACGAAGGCTGGCGCCAGCTTGGCTTTAAGTAA